Proteins encoded within one genomic window of Scylla paramamosain isolate STU-SP2022 unplaced genomic scaffold, ASM3559412v1 Contig35, whole genome shotgun sequence:
- the LOC135097873 gene encoding uncharacterized protein LOC135097873 isoform X8: protein MYWCFGWPRKSISNTQRSSMPLTPSSSPSSLWVLVALSWMEQFSWIYLPENNLSTIPVDVVISEGQACVILTLPLPLHLPLHYIWNLVEYMYSDPSLMCLVVYPENLEIQENSVTKNLQMNVIGWLMAAPQVNPEITGLKYSKMSALEKLCLELKAAVTIRKEQSCNKSSKYFVKKVYVEGNLLHCSQENSGTHDRLQDPQRIGRHKFNLG from the exons ATGTACTGGTGTTTTG gatgGCCAAGGAAATCCATCTCAAATACCCAGAGATCCTCCATGCCGctcaccccttcttcctctccctcaagtTTGTGGGTGCTGGTGGCTCTCTCCTGGATGGAGCAGTTTTCATG GATCTATTTACCTGAGAACAACTTGTCAACAATTCCTGTGGATGTCGTCATCAGCGAG GGACAGGCTTGTGTCATCCTGACCTTACCTCTACCTTTACATCTACCACTGCACTACATTTGGAATCTGGTTGAGTACATGTACTCAGACCCAagcctgatgt GCTTGGTGGTGTATCCTGAAAATTTGGAGATCCAGGAGAACTCTGTCACCAAGAACCTGCAAATGAATGTCATTGGGTGGCTGATGGCAGCTCCTCAAGTGAAcccagag ATCACTGGGCTAAAGTACAGCAAGATGAGTGCCTTGGAGAAGCTGTGCCTTGAGTTGAAGGCTGCAGTCACCATCAGAAAAGAGCAAAGCTGCAACAAGTCATCCAAGTACTTTGTCAAGAAGGTTTATGTTGAAGGCAACCTCCTGCACTGCTCTCAGGAGAACAGTGGGACTCATGACCGCCTCCAAGACCCACAGAGGATTGGAAGGCATAAATTCAATCTTGGATAA
- the LOC135097875 gene encoding uncharacterized protein LOC135097875 isoform X2 has translation MRALYISVLPRRLRVVTPRHPRELIGGNTESKWKKPWETSMTQEQSHLTGSLVTDRWFRLTGRHDVSATTQGVKPRGGRGAFMRHQLVSSPFSLAIGLNWYQHPNWHIRSTFGAPLIDVTEWC, from the exons ATGAGAGCGTTATATATTTCCGTGTTGCCTCGTCGCCTTCGTGTGGTCACCCCGCGTCACCCACGCGAACTTATTG GTGGTAACACGGAGAGCAAGTGGAAGAAACCTTGGGAGACTTCCATGACTCAGGAACAatcacacctcactgggagcctTGTGACTGATAGGTGGTTCAG ACTGACTGGGAGACATGACGTCAGTGCCACCACGCAGGGAGTaaaaccaagaggaggaagaggagcattcATGAGACATCAGCTGGTCAGCAGTCCATTCAG TTTGGCAATAGGTTTGAACTGGTACCAACACCCAAACTGGCACATCAGATCCACTTTTGGTGCGCCACTCATTGACGTAACAGAATGGTGTTGA
- the LOC135097873 gene encoding uncharacterized protein LOC135097873 isoform X2 — protein MYWCFGWPRKSISNTQRSSMPLTPSSSPSSLWVLVALSWMEQFSWIYLPENNLSTIPVDVVISEVSVRYQLAAQVSVVPAGWHLHFVSPGADRLAAGVGTAVAVTHMTSLVPIQTTWLPQGQACVILTLPLPLHLPLHYIWNLVEYMYSDPSLMCLVVYPENLEIQENSVTKNLQMNVIGWLMAAPQVNPEITGLKYSKMSALEKLCLELKAAVTIRKEQSCNKSSKYFVKKVYVEGNLLHCSQENSGTHDRLQDPQRIGRHKFNLG, from the exons ATGTACTGGTGTTTTG gatgGCCAAGGAAATCCATCTCAAATACCCAGAGATCCTCCATGCCGctcaccccttcttcctctccctcaagtTTGTGGGTGCTGGTGGCTCTCTCCTGGATGGAGCAGTTTTCATG GATCTATTTACCTGAGAACAACTTGTCAACAATTCCTGTGGATGTCGTCATCAGCGAGGTCAGTGTTAGATACCAACTTGCTGCTCAGGTGTCTGTTGTACCTGCTGGTTGGCATCTCCACTTTGTCTCTCCTG GTGCTGACAGATTAGCAGCAGGAGTGGGAACTGCAGTGGCTGTAACTCATATGACTTCACTGGTACCAATCCAGACCACCTGGCTTCCCCAGGGACAGGCTTGTGTCATCCTGACCTTACCTCTACCTTTACATCTACCACTGCACTACATTTGGAATCTGGTTGAGTACATGTACTCAGACCCAagcctgatgt GCTTGGTGGTGTATCCTGAAAATTTGGAGATCCAGGAGAACTCTGTCACCAAGAACCTGCAAATGAATGTCATTGGGTGGCTGATGGCAGCTCCTCAAGTGAAcccagag ATCACTGGGCTAAAGTACAGCAAGATGAGTGCCTTGGAGAAGCTGTGCCTTGAGTTGAAGGCTGCAGTCACCATCAGAAAAGAGCAAAGCTGCAACAAGTCATCCAAGTACTTTGTCAAGAAGGTTTATGTTGAAGGCAACCTCCTGCACTGCTCTCAGGAGAACAGTGGGACTCATGACCGCCTCCAAGACCCACAGAGGATTGGAAGGCATAAATTCAATCTTGGATAA
- the LOC135097873 gene encoding uncharacterized protein LOC135097873 isoform X10 has product MYWCFGWPRKSISNTQRSSMPLTPSSSPSSLWVLVALSWMEQFSWIYLPENNLSTIPVDVVISEVSVRYQLAAQVSVVPAGWHLHFVSPGNQVCLVVYPENLEIQENSVTKNLQMNVIGWLMAAPQVNPEITGLKYSKMSALEKLCLELKAAVTIRKEQSCNKSSKYFVKKVYVEGNLLHCSQENSGTHDRLQDPQRIGRHKFNLG; this is encoded by the exons ATGTACTGGTGTTTTG gatgGCCAAGGAAATCCATCTCAAATACCCAGAGATCCTCCATGCCGctcaccccttcttcctctccctcaagtTTGTGGGTGCTGGTGGCTCTCTCCTGGATGGAGCAGTTTTCATG GATCTATTTACCTGAGAACAACTTGTCAACAATTCCTGTGGATGTCGTCATCAGCGAGGTCAGTGTTAGATACCAACTTGCTGCTCAGGTGTCTGTTGTACCTGCTGGTTGGCATCTCCACTTTGTCTCTCCTGGTAACcaagtat GCTTGGTGGTGTATCCTGAAAATTTGGAGATCCAGGAGAACTCTGTCACCAAGAACCTGCAAATGAATGTCATTGGGTGGCTGATGGCAGCTCCTCAAGTGAAcccagag ATCACTGGGCTAAAGTACAGCAAGATGAGTGCCTTGGAGAAGCTGTGCCTTGAGTTGAAGGCTGCAGTCACCATCAGAAAAGAGCAAAGCTGCAACAAGTCATCCAAGTACTTTGTCAAGAAGGTTTATGTTGAAGGCAACCTCCTGCACTGCTCTCAGGAGAACAGTGGGACTCATGACCGCCTCCAAGACCCACAGAGGATTGGAAGGCATAAATTCAATCTTGGATAA
- the LOC135097875 gene encoding uncharacterized protein LOC135097875 isoform X3, producing the protein MADAFKISRLSGNTESKWKKPWETSMTQEQSHLTGSLVTDRWFRLTGRHDVSATTQGVKPRGGRGAFMRHQLVSSPFSLAIGLNWYQHPNWHIRSTFGAPLIDVTEWC; encoded by the exons GTGGTAACACGGAGAGCAAGTGGAAGAAACCTTGGGAGACTTCCATGACTCAGGAACAatcacacctcactgggagcctTGTGACTGATAGGTGGTTCAG ACTGACTGGGAGACATGACGTCAGTGCCACCACGCAGGGAGTaaaaccaagaggaggaagaggagcattcATGAGACATCAGCTGGTCAGCAGTCCATTCAG TTTGGCAATAGGTTTGAACTGGTACCAACACCCAAACTGGCACATCAGATCCACTTTTGGTGCGCCACTCATTGACGTAACAGAATGGTGTTGA
- the LOC135097873 gene encoding uncharacterized protein LOC135097873 isoform X5, producing the protein MYWCFGWPRKSISNTQRSSMPLTPSSSPSSLWVLVALSWMEQFSWIYLPENNLSTIPVDVVISEVSVRYQLAAQVSVVPAGWHLHFVSPGNQGQACVILTLPLPLHLPLHYIWNLVEYMYSDPSLMCLVVYPENLEIQENSVTKNLQMNVIGWLMAAPQVNPEITGLKYSKMSALEKLCLELKAAVTIRKEQSCNKSSKYFVKKVYVEGNLLHCSQENSGTHDRLQDPQRIGRHKFNLG; encoded by the exons ATGTACTGGTGTTTTG gatgGCCAAGGAAATCCATCTCAAATACCCAGAGATCCTCCATGCCGctcaccccttcttcctctccctcaagtTTGTGGGTGCTGGTGGCTCTCTCCTGGATGGAGCAGTTTTCATG GATCTATTTACCTGAGAACAACTTGTCAACAATTCCTGTGGATGTCGTCATCAGCGAGGTCAGTGTTAGATACCAACTTGCTGCTCAGGTGTCTGTTGTACCTGCTGGTTGGCATCTCCACTTTGTCTCTCCTGGTAACcaa GGACAGGCTTGTGTCATCCTGACCTTACCTCTACCTTTACATCTACCACTGCACTACATTTGGAATCTGGTTGAGTACATGTACTCAGACCCAagcctgatgt GCTTGGTGGTGTATCCTGAAAATTTGGAGATCCAGGAGAACTCTGTCACCAAGAACCTGCAAATGAATGTCATTGGGTGGCTGATGGCAGCTCCTCAAGTGAAcccagag ATCACTGGGCTAAAGTACAGCAAGATGAGTGCCTTGGAGAAGCTGTGCCTTGAGTTGAAGGCTGCAGTCACCATCAGAAAAGAGCAAAGCTGCAACAAGTCATCCAAGTACTTTGTCAAGAAGGTTTATGTTGAAGGCAACCTCCTGCACTGCTCTCAGGAGAACAGTGGGACTCATGACCGCCTCCAAGACCCACAGAGGATTGGAAGGCATAAATTCAATCTTGGATAA
- the LOC135097873 gene encoding uncharacterized protein LOC135097873 isoform X9, with translation MYWCFGSIYLRTTCQQFLWMSSSARSVLDTNLLLRCLLYLLVGISTLSLLVTKYTTWLPQGQACVILTLPLPLHLPLHYIWNLVEYMYSDPSLMCLVVYPENLEIQENSVTKNLQMNVIGWLMAAPQVNPEITGLKYSKMSALEKLCLELKAAVTIRKEQSCNKSSKYFVKKVYVEGNLLHCSQENSGTHDRLQDPQRIGRHKFNLG, from the exons ATGTACTGGTGTTTTG GATCTATTTACCTGAGAACAACTTGTCAACAATTCCTGTGGATGTCGTCATCAGCGAGGTCAGTGTTAGATACCAACTTGCTGCTCAGGTGTCTGTTGTACCTGCTGGTTGGCATCTCCACTTTGTCTCTCCTGGTAACcaagtat ACCACCTGGCTTCCCCAGGGACAGGCTTGTGTCATCCTGACCTTACCTCTACCTTTACATCTACCACTGCACTACATTTGGAATCTGGTTGAGTACATGTACTCAGACCCAagcctgatgt GCTTGGTGGTGTATCCTGAAAATTTGGAGATCCAGGAGAACTCTGTCACCAAGAACCTGCAAATGAATGTCATTGGGTGGCTGATGGCAGCTCCTCAAGTGAAcccagag ATCACTGGGCTAAAGTACAGCAAGATGAGTGCCTTGGAGAAGCTGTGCCTTGAGTTGAAGGCTGCAGTCACCATCAGAAAAGAGCAAAGCTGCAACAAGTCATCCAAGTACTTTGTCAAGAAGGTTTATGTTGAAGGCAACCTCCTGCACTGCTCTCAGGAGAACAGTGGGACTCATGACCGCCTCCAAGACCCACAGAGGATTGGAAGGCATAAATTCAATCTTGGATAA
- the LOC135097875 gene encoding uncharacterized protein LOC135097875 isoform X1, with protein MPLPPSLPPSLLEDCHAAASIRCVVNIGVSVTGRRRCGRKATRGVGGNTESKWKKPWETSMTQEQSHLTGSLVTDRWFRLTGRHDVSATTQGVKPRGGRGAFMRHQLVSSPFRSAASTSGGGHGHLDMDDTGLGAKY; from the exons atgcctctccctccctccctccctccctctctgctcgAAGACTGTCACGCAGCGGCAAGTATTCGTTGTGTTGTGAATATTGGCGTCAGTGTCACGGGGCGGCGTCGGTGTGGCAGGAAAGCAACACGtggtgtag GTGGTAACACGGAGAGCAAGTGGAAGAAACCTTGGGAGACTTCCATGACTCAGGAACAatcacacctcactgggagcctTGTGACTGATAGGTGGTTCAG ACTGACTGGGAGACATGACGTCAGTGCCACCACGCAGGGAGTaaaaccaagaggaggaagaggagcattcATGAGACATCAGCTGGTCAGCAGTCCATTCAG GAGTGCAGCCTCTACAAGTGGTGGAGGGCATGGACACTTGGATATGGATGACACTGGTTTGGGTGCCAAATATTAA
- the LOC135097873 gene encoding uncharacterized protein LOC135097873 isoform X11 produces MYWCFGWPRKSISNTQRSSMPLTPSSSPSSLWVLVALSWMEQFSWIYLPENNLSTIPVDVVISEVSVRYQLAAQVSVVPAGWHLHFVSPGLVVYPENLEIQENSVTKNLQMNVIGWLMAAPQVNPEITGLKYSKMSALEKLCLELKAAVTIRKEQSCNKSSKYFVKKVYVEGNLLHCSQENSGTHDRLQDPQRIGRHKFNLG; encoded by the exons ATGTACTGGTGTTTTG gatgGCCAAGGAAATCCATCTCAAATACCCAGAGATCCTCCATGCCGctcaccccttcttcctctccctcaagtTTGTGGGTGCTGGTGGCTCTCTCCTGGATGGAGCAGTTTTCATG GATCTATTTACCTGAGAACAACTTGTCAACAATTCCTGTGGATGTCGTCATCAGCGAGGTCAGTGTTAGATACCAACTTGCTGCTCAGGTGTCTGTTGTACCTGCTGGTTGGCATCTCCACTTTGTCTCTCCTG GCTTGGTGGTGTATCCTGAAAATTTGGAGATCCAGGAGAACTCTGTCACCAAGAACCTGCAAATGAATGTCATTGGGTGGCTGATGGCAGCTCCTCAAGTGAAcccagag ATCACTGGGCTAAAGTACAGCAAGATGAGTGCCTTGGAGAAGCTGTGCCTTGAGTTGAAGGCTGCAGTCACCATCAGAAAAGAGCAAAGCTGCAACAAGTCATCCAAGTACTTTGTCAAGAAGGTTTATGTTGAAGGCAACCTCCTGCACTGCTCTCAGGAGAACAGTGGGACTCATGACCGCCTCCAAGACCCACAGAGGATTGGAAGGCATAAATTCAATCTTGGATAA
- the LOC135097873 gene encoding uncharacterized protein LOC135097873 isoform X4 yields the protein MYWCFGWPRKSISNTQRSSMPLTPSSSPSSLWVLVALSWMEQFSWIYLPENNLSTIPVDVVISEVSVRYQLAAQVSVVPAGWHLHFVSPGNQTTWLPQGQACVILTLPLPLHLPLHYIWNLVEYMYSDPSLMCLVVYPENLEIQENSVTKNLQMNVIGWLMAAPQVNPEITGLKYSKMSALEKLCLELKAAVTIRKEQSCNKSSKYFVKKVYVEGNLLHCSQENSGTHDRLQDPQRIGRHKFNLG from the exons ATGTACTGGTGTTTTG gatgGCCAAGGAAATCCATCTCAAATACCCAGAGATCCTCCATGCCGctcaccccttcttcctctccctcaagtTTGTGGGTGCTGGTGGCTCTCTCCTGGATGGAGCAGTTTTCATG GATCTATTTACCTGAGAACAACTTGTCAACAATTCCTGTGGATGTCGTCATCAGCGAGGTCAGTGTTAGATACCAACTTGCTGCTCAGGTGTCTGTTGTACCTGCTGGTTGGCATCTCCACTTTGTCTCTCCTGGTAACcaa ACCACCTGGCTTCCCCAGGGACAGGCTTGTGTCATCCTGACCTTACCTCTACCTTTACATCTACCACTGCACTACATTTGGAATCTGGTTGAGTACATGTACTCAGACCCAagcctgatgt GCTTGGTGGTGTATCCTGAAAATTTGGAGATCCAGGAGAACTCTGTCACCAAGAACCTGCAAATGAATGTCATTGGGTGGCTGATGGCAGCTCCTCAAGTGAAcccagag ATCACTGGGCTAAAGTACAGCAAGATGAGTGCCTTGGAGAAGCTGTGCCTTGAGTTGAAGGCTGCAGTCACCATCAGAAAAGAGCAAAGCTGCAACAAGTCATCCAAGTACTTTGTCAAGAAGGTTTATGTTGAAGGCAACCTCCTGCACTGCTCTCAGGAGAACAGTGGGACTCATGACCGCCTCCAAGACCCACAGAGGATTGGAAGGCATAAATTCAATCTTGGATAA
- the LOC135097873 gene encoding uncharacterized protein LOC135097873 isoform X3 has product MPLTPSSSPSSLWVLVALSWMEQFSWIYLPENNLSTIPVDVVISEVSVRYQLAAQVSVVPAGWHLHFVSPGNQVCADRLAAGVGTAVAVTHMTSLVPIQTTWLPQGQACVILTLPLPLHLPLHYIWNLVEYMYSDPSLMCLVVYPENLEIQENSVTKNLQMNVIGWLMAAPQVNPEITGLKYSKMSALEKLCLELKAAVTIRKEQSCNKSSKYFVKKVYVEGNLLHCSQENSGTHDRLQDPQRIGRHKFNLG; this is encoded by the exons ATGCCGctcaccccttcttcctctccctcaagtTTGTGGGTGCTGGTGGCTCTCTCCTGGATGGAGCAGTTTTCATG GATCTATTTACCTGAGAACAACTTGTCAACAATTCCTGTGGATGTCGTCATCAGCGAGGTCAGTGTTAGATACCAACTTGCTGCTCAGGTGTCTGTTGTACCTGCTGGTTGGCATCTCCACTTTGTCTCTCCTGGTAACcaagtat GTGCTGACAGATTAGCAGCAGGAGTGGGAACTGCAGTGGCTGTAACTCATATGACTTCACTGGTACCAATCCAGACCACCTGGCTTCCCCAGGGACAGGCTTGTGTCATCCTGACCTTACCTCTACCTTTACATCTACCACTGCACTACATTTGGAATCTGGTTGAGTACATGTACTCAGACCCAagcctgatgt GCTTGGTGGTGTATCCTGAAAATTTGGAGATCCAGGAGAACTCTGTCACCAAGAACCTGCAAATGAATGTCATTGGGTGGCTGATGGCAGCTCCTCAAGTGAAcccagag ATCACTGGGCTAAAGTACAGCAAGATGAGTGCCTTGGAGAAGCTGTGCCTTGAGTTGAAGGCTGCAGTCACCATCAGAAAAGAGCAAAGCTGCAACAAGTCATCCAAGTACTTTGTCAAGAAGGTTTATGTTGAAGGCAACCTCCTGCACTGCTCTCAGGAGAACAGTGGGACTCATGACCGCCTCCAAGACCCACAGAGGATTGGAAGGCATAAATTCAATCTTGGATAA
- the LOC135097873 gene encoding uncharacterized protein LOC135097873 isoform X7: protein MPWVLWELFSKRKSLVCGSIYLRTTCQQFLWMSSSARSVLDTNLLLRCLLYLLVGISTLSLLVTKYGQACVILTLPLPLHLPLHYIWNLVEYMYSDPSLMCLVVYPENLEIQENSVTKNLQMNVIGWLMAAPQVNPEITGLKYSKMSALEKLCLELKAAVTIRKEQSCNKSSKYFVKKVYVEGNLLHCSQENSGTHDRLQDPQRIGRHKFNLG from the exons ATGCCTTGGGTCTTAtgggaactgttttcaaagagaaAGAGTCTGGTTTGTG GATCTATTTACCTGAGAACAACTTGTCAACAATTCCTGTGGATGTCGTCATCAGCGAGGTCAGTGTTAGATACCAACTTGCTGCTCAGGTGTCTGTTGTACCTGCTGGTTGGCATCTCCACTTTGTCTCTCCTGGTAACcaagtat GGACAGGCTTGTGTCATCCTGACCTTACCTCTACCTTTACATCTACCACTGCACTACATTTGGAATCTGGTTGAGTACATGTACTCAGACCCAagcctgatgt GCTTGGTGGTGTATCCTGAAAATTTGGAGATCCAGGAGAACTCTGTCACCAAGAACCTGCAAATGAATGTCATTGGGTGGCTGATGGCAGCTCCTCAAGTGAAcccagag ATCACTGGGCTAAAGTACAGCAAGATGAGTGCCTTGGAGAAGCTGTGCCTTGAGTTGAAGGCTGCAGTCACCATCAGAAAAGAGCAAAGCTGCAACAAGTCATCCAAGTACTTTGTCAAGAAGGTTTATGTTGAAGGCAACCTCCTGCACTGCTCTCAGGAGAACAGTGGGACTCATGACCGCCTCCAAGACCCACAGAGGATTGGAAGGCATAAATTCAATCTTGGATAA
- the LOC135097873 gene encoding uncharacterized protein LOC135097873 isoform X6 produces the protein MPWVLWELFSKRKSLVCGSIYLRTTCQQFLWMSSSARSVLDTNLLLRCLLYLLVGISTLSLLVTKYTTWLPQGQACVILTLPLPLHLPLHYIWNLVEYMYSDPSLMCLVVYPENLEIQENSVTKNLQMNVIGWLMAAPQVNPEITGLKYSKMSALEKLCLELKAAVTIRKEQSCNKSSKYFVKKVYVEGNLLHCSQENSGTHDRLQDPQRIGRHKFNLG, from the exons ATGCCTTGGGTCTTAtgggaactgttttcaaagagaaAGAGTCTGGTTTGTG GATCTATTTACCTGAGAACAACTTGTCAACAATTCCTGTGGATGTCGTCATCAGCGAGGTCAGTGTTAGATACCAACTTGCTGCTCAGGTGTCTGTTGTACCTGCTGGTTGGCATCTCCACTTTGTCTCTCCTGGTAACcaagtat ACCACCTGGCTTCCCCAGGGACAGGCTTGTGTCATCCTGACCTTACCTCTACCTTTACATCTACCACTGCACTACATTTGGAATCTGGTTGAGTACATGTACTCAGACCCAagcctgatgt GCTTGGTGGTGTATCCTGAAAATTTGGAGATCCAGGAGAACTCTGTCACCAAGAACCTGCAAATGAATGTCATTGGGTGGCTGATGGCAGCTCCTCAAGTGAAcccagag ATCACTGGGCTAAAGTACAGCAAGATGAGTGCCTTGGAGAAGCTGTGCCTTGAGTTGAAGGCTGCAGTCACCATCAGAAAAGAGCAAAGCTGCAACAAGTCATCCAAGTACTTTGTCAAGAAGGTTTATGTTGAAGGCAACCTCCTGCACTGCTCTCAGGAGAACAGTGGGACTCATGACCGCCTCCAAGACCCACAGAGGATTGGAAGGCATAAATTCAATCTTGGATAA
- the LOC135097873 gene encoding uncharacterized protein LOC135097873 isoform X1 — protein sequence MYWCFGWPRKSISNTQRSSMPLTPSSSPSSLWVLVALSWMEQFSWIYLPENNLSTIPVDVVISEVSVRYQLAAQVSVVPAGWHLHFVSPGNQVCADRLAAGVGTAVAVTHMTSLVPIQTTWLPQGQACVILTLPLPLHLPLHYIWNLVEYMYSDPSLMCLVVYPENLEIQENSVTKNLQMNVIGWLMAAPQVNPEITGLKYSKMSALEKLCLELKAAVTIRKEQSCNKSSKYFVKKVYVEGNLLHCSQENSGTHDRLQDPQRIGRHKFNLG from the exons ATGTACTGGTGTTTTG gatgGCCAAGGAAATCCATCTCAAATACCCAGAGATCCTCCATGCCGctcaccccttcttcctctccctcaagtTTGTGGGTGCTGGTGGCTCTCTCCTGGATGGAGCAGTTTTCATG GATCTATTTACCTGAGAACAACTTGTCAACAATTCCTGTGGATGTCGTCATCAGCGAGGTCAGTGTTAGATACCAACTTGCTGCTCAGGTGTCTGTTGTACCTGCTGGTTGGCATCTCCACTTTGTCTCTCCTGGTAACcaagtat GTGCTGACAGATTAGCAGCAGGAGTGGGAACTGCAGTGGCTGTAACTCATATGACTTCACTGGTACCAATCCAGACCACCTGGCTTCCCCAGGGACAGGCTTGTGTCATCCTGACCTTACCTCTACCTTTACATCTACCACTGCACTACATTTGGAATCTGGTTGAGTACATGTACTCAGACCCAagcctgatgt GCTTGGTGGTGTATCCTGAAAATTTGGAGATCCAGGAGAACTCTGTCACCAAGAACCTGCAAATGAATGTCATTGGGTGGCTGATGGCAGCTCCTCAAGTGAAcccagag ATCACTGGGCTAAAGTACAGCAAGATGAGTGCCTTGGAGAAGCTGTGCCTTGAGTTGAAGGCTGCAGTCACCATCAGAAAAGAGCAAAGCTGCAACAAGTCATCCAAGTACTTTGTCAAGAAGGTTTATGTTGAAGGCAACCTCCTGCACTGCTCTCAGGAGAACAGTGGGACTCATGACCGCCTCCAAGACCCACAGAGGATTGGAAGGCATAAATTCAATCTTGGATAA